Sequence from the Mytilus galloprovincialis chromosome 10, xbMytGall1.hap1.1, whole genome shotgun sequence genome:
tttcaaagtcATAATAGAACATTTAGATAATAGCCTTTTGATAGAACAAAAACCATAATGTCGACGGGCTGTTTAAAAGTACAGAGGAGTCACGTAATATGTACCAAAGAAACATGGAAAGTCACACGTACAAAGCACACCAGAATATAAAGAAAGATAATACagacacattgacgggatgtacatgtataagtaccgaaccaTGTCAAAAGGGTATTACTGAAAACAAACCAAACAGTGAAAGTaccattaataataataaaaagaccCATGAAAATTATAACACGTTATTACGATGATTAACAACGACAGTACACAGTATCTATACACCTAGATCATCATGTATtaattgtgaagttgatacgaaatattcatcaacaagttcttggtaccttccgatgaacttgtTTAGAAAAAGGGCGAAACGTTCTTTAACATACTCAGACCATCAACACTGGTGaagttttacaaagtctgaatagaaGCTGCAAGCTAtggaatatcgaataagttgggaaatgtatatcaaAGAAGCATCTGCAAaatataacttttgtttaaggtcatcttttgtaaaaaaataaaacaaaatttattatcaGAACGTGAAACATCATTTGTAATTGAACACGCTGACATATTGAAGTGTGTTTTATTGCAGATGTATCTGCCGCAGAATATGTGTACAGTGCTTACATTATCTTGTACGTGTATGCTTGTGAATATTATTACAGTTACAGGTATATATCATAATTGATTATACGGCAGCTTTCTTAAATTATCATAACTTTAGATACATTACTGGAAAAGTCAAATGCAAATTGCAAATATAGTTACATATACAGCAGTTAAAGATATAGTCtaacatttgtaaaatattttcttccactttcaaatcagaaaaaaatagctAGCTATATACAAGTGTATGACTGTACCAAATTAGGgctatgacagttgttatccgttaaTAAGATTTATTTGAGctttttactttgtcatttgattaggggatatttttgttattttacgtttttaTAAATTGGCATTATGAAATAGTGATTCAATTTGTTATCCTAAAGTTTCCTAAATTACACATTTGTTCAATAGACACGAAAGAAGTAATTTTCATTTGCAGCCAATTGCAATAGGTTAATTAATTGGTGGAATTtatattcatacttttgtaactgtaactatataaaaatatttcaagaaattttattctaatttcaatgatatttatgtaatatatatatattttcttttgttcataTATTTTCCAGTTCTTCCCGCATCTGCTGCAACGACAACGACTATAACTACTGTCAATAATTTAACGATTAAACCAACAAATGCGGCTAATGAAACAACTTTTTCTACTGAAAAAACAACTGCAACAACTAACGACACAGCTACATTACACATTACAACTTCTACCAATGACACAACAACGGCATCAACTCAGGAGACAACGACATCAGCTTTAACTACTTACCATAAAGAAACAACGATGACATCAACTGTTGAGACAACGACATCAGCTTTAACTACTTACCATGAAGAAACAACGATGACATCAACTGTTGATACAACAACACCATCTTTAACTACTTCTCCCGAGAAAACAACGATGACATCAACTGTTGAGACAACGACACAAGCTTTAACTTCTTCTCCCGAAGAAACAACGATGACATCAACTGTTAAGTCAACGACACAAGCTTTAGCTACTACTCCTGAAGAAACAACGATGACATCAACTGTTGAGGCAACGACATTAGCTTTAACTCCTTCTCCCGAAGAAACAACGATGACATCAACTTTTGAGACAACATCATCAACCTTAACTGTTTCTCCCGACGAAACAACGATGACATCAGCTGTTGAGACAACGACATCAGCTATAACTACTTCTCCCGAAGAAACAAGGATGACATCAACTGTTGAAACAACCACACCAGCTTTAACTACTTCTCCCGAAGAAACAACGATGACATCAACTGTTGGGACAACGACACCAGCTTTAACTACTTCTTCCGAAGAAACAACAATAACATCAACTGTTGAGACAACGACATCAGCTTTAACTACTTCTCCCGACGAAACAACGATGACATTAACTGTTGAGACAACGACACCAGCTTTAAGTACTTCTCCCAAAGAAACAACAATGACACCAACTGTTGAGACAACAACATCAGCTTTAACTACTTCTCCCGAAGAAACAACGATGACATCAACTGTTGAGACAACGACATCAGCTTTAACTACTTCCCCCGAAAAAACAACGATGATATCAACTGTTGAGACAACGACACCAGCTTTAACTACTTCTCCCCCCGATAAAACAACAACGACATCAACTGTTGAGACAACGACACCAGCTTTAACTACTTCTCCTGCAGAAACAACGATGACATCAACTGTTGAGGCAACGACACAAGCTTTAACTCCTTCTCCCGCAGAAACAACGATGACATCAACTGTTGAGACAACATCATCAACCTTAACTGTTTCTCCCGAAGAAACAACGATGACATCAGCTGTTGAGACAACGACATCAGCTTTAACTACCTCTCCCGAAGAAACAACGATGACATCAACTGTTGAGACAACCACACCAGCTTTAACTACTTCTCCCGAAGAAACAACGATGATATCAACTGTTGAGACAACGACACCAGCTTTAACTACTTCTTCCGAAGAAACAACAATGACATCAACTGTTGAGACAACGACATCAGCTTTAAATACTTCTCCCGAAAAAACAACGATGACATCAACTGTTAAGACAACGACACCAGCTTTAAGTACTTCTCCCAAAGAAACAACAATGACATCAACTGTTGAGACAACGACATCAGCTTTAACTACTTCTTCCGAAGAAACAACAATGACATCAACTGTTGAGACAACGACATCAGCTTTAACTACTTCTCCCGAAGAAACAACGATGACATCAACTGTTGAGACATCGTCACCAGCTTTAACTACTTCTCCCGAAGAAACAACGATGACATCAACTGTTGAGACAACGACATCAGCTTTAACTACCTCTCCCGAAGAAACAACGATGACATCAACTGTTGAATCAACGACATCAGCTTTAACTACTTCTCCCGAAGAAACAACAACAGCATCAACTGTTGAGACAACGACACCAGCTTTAACTACTTTTCCCGAGGAAACAACGATGGCATCAACTGTTGAGACAACGACATCAGATTTAACTACTTCTCCCGAAGAAACAACGATGGCATCAACTGTTGAGACAACGACATCTGATTTAACTACTTCTCCCGAAGAAACAACGATGGCATCAACTGTTGAGACAACGACATCAGGTAATAGTACTTCTACCGATATAACGACAACATACAAACTCAGCACTGAAACTACAAAACAACTAACAACGTCATCACCTCTGAATATCCCAATGACTACACGAGTTGCAACTGGTAAGTAATTTTGTTACTCAATGATTTCTGACCATTACGAAAATAgtttgaaacaaaacaatttacataaCGGAACaatattctttcatatatacatacatgacatatagaGCAGTTGATGCTTAACCTGTCGACACATCTGGAGACTCTCCTTTTGGAGATTATGATACTCACTCGATTATAATTATATACCTTATCTTCCGCATGAGTATATGATATTTGAATTTGGTCAATAACTGTTGCATATACAAAACGGTTTATGTTCGAATCCTTGTATTCTCTTTGTTATCCCTATATTCATTTGTGTTTCcgtttttcttattttgtatgttattgttgatatttttgtaaTGATAGTAATCCGAGTTTTTTCTTTACATTATTTtagctgtatatcatattttaaaaataaacgttTACATTTAATTTgtccattttatttttcaaatatttataatttccaACGGTTCGATAGTATAGTGGGAAATTATTGTAATAACGGTACTAGTGAATACTATTGATACGGGTACTTCTTATGTACacgtatatacatacatgtatcacgtGATACTGATATTTAGCGGGAATATTTTCCCTTGTTGGTCACTTCTAGCCAAGCATCAGACTGGACAACAgtgaaataaatttcattttcaattgaatTGCTATTCTAATTTGTATTTAGTAGGGATTTATAAAGTTACTTGATTTATTATGTATTCCATATAGTATATTTATTCAGTTATACACAGTCCAAGTGTACCTCTCGAGACGGTCTTCCGAGCATTTGGGTTTGGACACAGGTTTCCAAAATTTTCCACTTTATTTAAAATGTAGTCTTTTGACTGCAGTTTAAATGGAGTTTGAACCGAGGTAACtcgtttttgttggtttttcctGGCCGGCGGGATCGTTTATGACAGAGCCCATATTTTTGAACACAATTTACTCGTTTTTTCTAAAGAATTCCTTATGAAAGTTCATTTATAGTGCATTGATACTTATGCTTcatgtatattgtgtatatatatatctattatatttatattaatataatatggGGTCCACCAGTATTGCTGGGCTATCGGCTATATATAGTATTTTAGTATTTATTGATATGCCTAGACATAGTATTTAGTAAAGTTGATACAGTATATACTACATATCTTAAGTAAATAGTAATTTCGGTAACATACTTATTATACGTGATTAGAAATAaggtcaaatttgttttgttttgtacatcaCAGATAATGGTCAAATGCCTGATAATTTTATAGATAGACGTTTAATGCTGTATTTGCATTTATGTAACCAATTTATTGTGAACTTAGATTTATTTAATGAATAAGGATATGGTTAATTAAACTCACTTACTTTACCTTCAAATTAAGAAAGTATACAATAGTGCAAATTCAAGAAACAATAGTTAAGCGTTAATGTGTGATGcgatatttacaacatttatgcaCGTTTCGTTTATAAAATTTATCGACGGGTTGTAGGTATTCCTATAACCATCATTCTAAATTCCATTGAAATGATAAATAGATGACAAAAGACATGTTCTAATTTCATTATCATTAATACTGTGATCTTTTGTCAATTGCGACAAAACTTAAAGTAACCTTTGCATCGATATTTACAAGCCATGAAGATAACAAAACAGGTAATTACTGGACATTGCTATTACTACCCGTAAGATCACCTGAAATCATTTGTACAATAAACACACCTTAGTCATATCAATATAAAGTACAGAgacattataaaattaaagagatGTGGGAGTATTGTCAATGAAATAATATTCAACCAAACTTCTAATGATAAGCAAccgcacaaccttcaacaatgggAAAACAACCGTACCTTTTTTGCGGctataacatttataaaagtaTCAAACACAATATATGAGCAAGCAACAACCACTGAACCACACACTTATAACTAAACATATAGCGCATATGGTGAGGTTAACATAGTGATGTAACATAACAACAAGAACAACCTAATAACATCagtttaaaaaggcttaactcatctgtttgaaaaaaatccgaacaaaaaaaacATCTCCCGAAAACACAGAACGGCGTAGTAAGGTTTAATACATTTCTTACAACAGATATAACACAAGAATTACAGTTACTGGCAGACAGTACAAtaccaataacaactaataaaacataaTCATAATTCCAATATGGAACTTTGTAGCCTATTGTCCGGcagaaatgtataaaaatattagATGGTCACAGATAGAAGCAGGAAAAAAAGACGCACAAAAATGTCCGCATGGATATACAGGTATTTCACGTAAAACACATATTCTaatactatgaaaataaaaacgATGACTGTAAGTCCTCACAACGGGTGGTTCCATGAATTGTAGATATTAAAAATGACATTGTATATTAAACTGAGAGgggaataattttatttaaagacaGAAATCAAATTAAACTTTATAATGGTAATGTATTCTTTTCTACCTCAAAATGACATAGCATTGCTGCAACGATTAGCCATTTCTACCCGTTGACCAGTAAAACAATTAATAACAGAATGGGTAATAATGTAAAAGTATAAGGAATAATGATAAAACCATCAAGCTGTTTGAGTTTTTTTTCTACTTGACATACGCATATACATACATTTAGTGGTATTGCATTAGTATAAAACAAGCTAACCCTTCAGGCAACCGACAAATACATTTCTGGTTTACGgtagtaaaatatatattaaacaatgtAATTTTACTTCATTCTTTACTAATTAGAAGACGTTTCATTGATCCAAAAATTTGATATTGATTGGCAAagtttgttttatgatttatattaATCCTTGTTCTTACTTGTAGGAAATGTCTTTCGAATATGCAACGACAACGGTAATTGGGAAGCTCCTGTATATATAGAATGTGTTAATATGGCACTTTATGAAACATCAGAAAAGGTTATTCTTGTAcattttgaatattgaatattttgaGCCCTATAACTCCAATGAATACTCTTCATCAAATcgttattttacatttaatatattcgTACATCTATTTATTCTGAATAAAGTTTGGAAGAGGCTTGCTCATTATGTTAAAGTAAACTTACAGAACTTTAAAATACAGATTATATATTCCCACTGATATGTCTACTTGTTTTGTTAAAGCTACctttacataaaatatattttctgaaTGCAACTTTTCACCGACTGTTTACTTGCAATAAGCAACTTGAcgaatattaaaatcaaaatagacACTGCCAGTCTGCTGAAGCATTCGAGTGAGCCTCTAGACTATGGTATGTGATTAATTGTATTTTGTTGACGGATTTCGCCgttatatttatttctttgaaGTATCTTATGCATGTATCCTAATGTATATAACAGAAActtgaagtaaaataaaaacaacccaTTTTCACTTCAGTTTTATAACAATTAGAAACAGTCAAGTTGCAATCATCATCAATTGACACATTGACACATTAACGATATAATGTTTAACAAATTATTGTTAACAATATTTCCTTATATTGTAGGTGAATGAACTTAGAAACAACACTAATTCTGAGGAGGTAGCAGAAGGTATATCTGACGTACTGAATACTATAAATAATCATACTACTGGAAACGAAAATCAAGTTACATCTGGAGATTTAAAACATACCACTACTATCCTGTCTGATATTATCGACATAGGGATATCGGCAAATGCAACTGTTAATTCAGAGGTATATAATATTCTATCATCTTTTTCATACATGTAAGCAAAACGTATCATGCAAATATGATCTAAATAGGGTCATCTacgtacatgtataatacatattGTAACGGAATAATTTTTTATCTATAATTTAACAGTATCTTGACTAAAACGGACAACGTATGACACACACCAATGACAATATTTGTGTATGTATATTTTTCGTTTGATAGGAGTATATGTCTTATCATGATGAATTGATGTtgcatcaataataataatactttattccgaaagcaatacagcttataggataCATATACACAATTTTACACCAATATAAGAATCTTAcaagagatatataatatatactagaacacacccgtgatatcacgggtccgtgactgaattaaagtatataactatgcgcaagccttattttagtattagtattgtcatctgataaagtcatgccgattataagatacacagtttttctctgctttcaagtctttctatttgaacccgtcgaactgaaacaataatattaattatttggaaaacaaaaggtcatggaatggagtattttttaatcaacagcattgtcctatataagttataaataaagttgaattctttgcttcgctgttttacgtcatgcccactaacaaattgaaaactgtacctatacgccttatttttagtccagatttttagtattcgtattgttatcttagaaagtcttactgattaaaatactacaataggtaacaatttgacaatttagtagtgtcaaccctgtggttatgacccgtgtatatagcatattaatcctgaatacaacgtttggtggtgcgcctgtcagatgcggaacgtacagataaggtaataggtaacaggtgaatatactattggtatcggtagcggactcgacccggaacttcttaattattggcaatattaattacgtggaaaacaaaagggcctggagtggtgtaatttttaatctacacctttgtactatattagttatatataaagttgaattctgtgattcgtcgtgtttacgtgatgacggctaacaaattggacctcgtaattttagtattatagataaatataagGTATGCATGAaagaacatataatacataatacaaaatacGAAATACGAGCGGAGAATGATATAATGATATAACACTTAAATAAAGTgagaacaaaaatattatttactgCAATTAAATTCTAAGTTTTTCtgcagattttaaaaatatacctaagttattcaattctttaatatttctgaCAGATAACAAAACAGCACTGAAAATATGCATTAATCGGGTGAACGAATGGACAATAAAAGGTATGATGATCATGTAACATTGTATTGTGGAATTGAAAATCTCTCATTAAGCAAATGCATATGACATAATACAAACAGTGTTATGTATCGTCCATATctaacaacaaaatattataaataaatttgataaaaattaattaTGATTTCAGAAATTCGGAGATGTTCTAAATTCCGTGTTGGATACAAATAATAGCGATAGCTGGAATGAAATTAATTCAGAGGTAGAGTTTGTATAAGATTAACAATTTAATGTATGCATTTTACTTTACGCGgcctttatttcaatttcaatcatTTACCTCATGAAAAGAATAACCAACTAAGTAGCTGGTCTCATAGAGGGATAAATCCTTCTTTGTAAAAATTAACTCTGACTCTAGCAAccaaatctctgaaactgacatgaAAGGTGCTTGATATCTGGATTGACATTACATTTGTTACGCTTAAGGACgtgttttttcaacaaacaatcggcattccCATGAGACCTAGCTGTGTCTGTCTTGTTCCATACTTCTTTCTTCTGTATACATTTATGTTATCTTActttattaattaaaaattttgtaactATGTTAAACGTATCTTTCCCAtctaatatgatataaaaaaagggGCCAAGGATAAAAGAGGAACACTCAAACTCATATGTTTAAAATGAACGGACATCTCCATGACTCAAAACGATATAACAGATACAATAGCTATAGATAAGTGTGTCTCATGTCTTGACTCAAATCTAGAAATAGACAATGAGGGTCGGtagaaaacaaaatttttgaACAGAAGAGACGAGATcggcttcccaattgtgaactctccatttctatgtagcaatattccagcagagCCCGCATACGgtaaaaatatttcctaaatgGTACGACCAGGGCTTCCacatgtccctttggtatctttcatctcaCTTTTACATTCCTTTGAACAATATTGCTTTCTGTATATATGAAAACTTTTTACATGAATTTTTTACTTAAACATTTTGAAAGAATAcctttatcatattttgaaagaaaaagtgccaattttttcatattgattaaaTTGTGTAGTTTATAATATGTCGATTTGAAATGTCAATCCTGTATCCTATTATACTCGTTTCTTACTTACACGTCCATGTACCTCACGTTAGGCTTCTTGTGCATTTCATGTGCTTGTACGTTGCGCATATtgtgtttattaataataaaatgcAAATTCGTAAACGTTTCAATGGATGTAGCAGATTACGTCACTGGCTTTGTGACGTTACCAAATGTTGACCGCATGTCATGCCGATTAAGCCAATGGTCAACCACTCGTTCCAATGGAAAATAATCTCTGGAATAAATAACCAAGAGAGAACTGTCTGTGTTGTCCCCTATGGCAAAACGTTTTCGTTCGGTACTTGTATTACAAATGTAGTTAAATTGTGTGAAAAGGTTCTcttatggcacaaaatggcctaaaataacaattttatcataaaacacgAAAAAAGTCTCAATTTGATTCTTAAATGGTGTATTCAAAGAGGCTTAATGCTAAATAAATCAGGTTTTTCCTAAAAGTACATCATATTCGCAAAAGTaggcccattttggacatttttataacctaaaagcttTAGGAAAACCTTTGCCGCCACCGACGTCCTAACAcgttttgtaaccaaaagattccaattttgatataaaatttatcCATATGTCCTTAAAAATGGTAAATCACACATTTTTACAGGAACAATCCGACAAAGGTGCATCAAAAATAATGGGAATAGTAGACGATCTAGGTAGTCTCGTTCAAAAGAATTTACTACATAATGAAACCGTAATCATTAACAAAACAAACTTAGGTAAGCTTATTTTCTAGTATACTGTCCGAACTACATGAATAAACGCATTGATACATcttactatatacatgtacatgtaaattataTCTATGAAACACACcataaactgataaaaagtaaataattatgtttGCGTAAACATATAAGTAAcatgtttgatttttatgaaaacCTTAACTCGAAATCATTAAATggatcataaaaaaatgaaaataacactgtaTAATTGTATTTGTCTGAAGTTTTTCTGTTGACTTAGCTTTATCAGTCAAAAGCcgaatactacatgtactaggaAAGATACACATTTCAACGTCAATATTTCATGTTTCCAAACTAGAACGCTCAATTATAAGGTATCGATGTGAGGACTTTATAATCATGAAGCTGTTCTGATTAATTTACAATATGATATTGAGGTGATGGTTATTTAGGAAGTTATACATTGAAAAGGAGTGCAGTCTTCATTATCCAAATGTTTATATTGTGggtattttaaacttttaaaagatgGTTTATTTTATATAACATGAAATCAATTAACTATTATATTCATGCACGTAATGAAGAGAATTTTTCTTGTTTCAGTTATAGAGGTTTCAACAATGAAGAAGAACCTTACTTTCCCGCCAGATTCAAATTCGATGTCAAAATTGATTCTTGCAGCCCAACCAACTCTACAAGGTACATTTAATTTACCGGAATGTTTTTAATATGCCCTTGtgttaatgtataaaatgtataccaaaaaaatcattttaaaaagtaCAATAACACATCTATTGACTGCAAAGTAATTTTACAAGACAAAAACACATATTTCTTAAAAATTGTGACCGGGACAAACTCATATGTTATGTTTTTCAAGCACAACTATGTATAGACAAATTGTCAATCTAAATGAAAAACCATTAAAACAAATGTTCGTAGAAATTAGTTTGTTCTATgtctttagaaatatatatagtgCTCTATACAACGTGCAGATACCAGGGCTTTCTTATAGTTACTTTGCTACTTACAATAACTATCCACAAAGTCCGAAAGGTTGAAGTCTTAACATTGAAATATAGATGAATTGTTCGTCAGTTTATCATAAGTTTGAAGATTGTACACGTATATTATAATCAATATTCTTTCAGATACATTTTACACAGCGGCCCTCTACAGGACATTGTCGGGTATACTTCCAACAACGCCAAATAGGTATGGAATTTTTCTCTAAACCTTTACTTTAAATTGGTAATATAAAGccattgattttaatttataaaacgtATTTCGTGATCGTTAATTGACAATATCTTCCTCATATTGAACTAAATATTTGATCACTTTCTTCTATTAAAGGAACcaaattcaatggttgtcgtttgttttttcttttgttttacctttttttttcctCGGGCCATTTATAAGTGACTATAGGGTATAGGTTTTACCCATTGTTGATGGTGACTGACCTATAGTTGATACATTCCGTGTCATTGTTGTCAGTTATtgggtgttgtctcattggcaattataccatatcgTCTTATTTTAAGAGTATATTTATGCTGTCACTAATTGTTTATATGTGCTCTGCAACTAATCTCTCTTATAACATAGCAAAGAAATCGTTAGACTTAACcgtatgtttttgaaaaaaaacagagattgtgaaaatatttaaaagtcagGTACAGTAACTATActaaacatatttgtatattttggatAGGGAGAACATTACAAATAAAggcttttataggtgactatagGGTATAGGTTTTACCCATTGTTGATGGTGACTGACCTATAGTTGATACATTCCGTGTCATTGTTGTCAGTTATtgggtgttgtctcattggcatttataccaTATCGTCTTATTTTGAAGAGTATATTTATGCTGTCACTAATTGTTTATATGTGTTCTG
This genomic interval carries:
- the LOC143049594 gene encoding uncharacterized protein LOC143049594, with the protein product MEKNCSRPMSPLGRSGLILPASAATTTTITTVNNLTIKPTNAANETTFSTEKTTATTNDTATLHITTSTNDTTTASTQETTTSALTTYHKETTMTSTVETTTSALTTYHEETTMTSTVDTTTPSLTTSPEKTTMTSTVETTTQALTSSPEETTMTSTVKSTTQALATTPEETTMTSTVEATTLALTPSPEETTMTSTFETTSSTLTVSPDETTMTSAVETTTSAITTSPEETRMTSTVETTTPALTTSPEETTMTSTVGTTTPALTTSSEETTITSTVETTTSALTTSPDETTMTLTVETTTPALSTSPKETTMTPTVETTTSALTTSPEETTMTSTVETTTSALTTSPEKTTMISTVETTTPALTTSPPDKTTTTSTVETTTPALTTSPAETTMTSTVEATTQALTPSPAETTMTSTVETTSSTLTVSPEETTMTSAVETTTSALTTSPEETTMTSTVETTTPALTTSPEETTMISTVETTTPALTTSSEETTMTSTVETTTSALNTSPEKTTMTSTVKTTTPALSTSPKETTMTSTVETTTSALTTSSEETTMTSTVETTTSALTTSPEETTMTSTVETSSPALTTSPEETTMTSTVETTTSALTTSPEETTMTSTVESTTSALTTSPEETTTASTVETTTPALTTFPEETTMASTVETTTSDLTTSPEETTMASTVETTTSDLTTSPEETTMASTVETTTSGNSTSTDITTTYKLSTETTKQLTTSSPLNIPMTTRVATAYCPAEMYKNIRWSQIEAGKKDAQKCPHGYTGE